In Mercenaria mercenaria strain notata chromosome 15, MADL_Memer_1, whole genome shotgun sequence, a single genomic region encodes these proteins:
- the LOC123551175 gene encoding uncharacterized protein LOC123551175, which translates to MNQIFIGILITLVTYCLFRTEAFYISEDDKMDLDPHYRDVLDLDSGTNAGLRKLLLKKLRFRDVLKEHMKPPEEILEATNEEADNKAKHKAAKRHKMEDLMSRVQAYLSHMKERQIKESMSLPSLRFGRSGFNWRDIQ; encoded by the exons ATGAACCAGATTTTCATAGGAATTCTAATTACACTAGTAACGTACTGCTTATTCCGAACCGAGGCATTCTATATCAGCGAAGATGACAAAATGGATTTGGACCCTCATTATAGAGATGTCCTTGACCTAGATTCTGGAACAAATGCTG GGCTACGAAAATTATTACTTAAGAAACTACGATTTAGAGATGTACTAAAAGAACACATGAAACCGCCAGAGGAAATTCTCGAAGCTACGAATGAAGAAGCTgataataaagcaaaacataaag cGGCTAAGAGACATAAGATGGAGGATTTAATGTCACGTGTCCAGGCATACCTGAGTCATATGAAAGAACGACAAATCAAAGAGTCTATGTCATTACCCAGTCTAAGGTTCGGACGGTCCGGTTTTAACTGGAGGGACATACAATAA